Proteins encoded by one window of Cydia fagiglandana chromosome Z, ilCydFagi1.1, whole genome shotgun sequence:
- the LOC134678665 gene encoding glutamine--fructose-6-phosphate aminotransferase [isomerizing] 1-like: MCGIFAYINHLTPKTKREILELLVTGLKRLEYRGYDSAGVAIDAADHKDIAVIKNSGKVAALEEVLQERSLDLCVEDSVESHCGIAHTRWATHGEPSSINSHPQRSGDDNAFVVIHNGIITNYKAVKTFLENKGYVFESQTDTEAIAKLIHHLYNQHKDYNFQELVEQVIQQLEGAFALCFKSRYFPNECVATRRGSPLLVGLKMHHHNTSDHVPIMYTNNKATRGVVPTVPRVDSHAQFQPEEERTVEYFFASDASAVIEHTNRVLYFEDDDVAHIKDGVLSIHRLSGSSNDPHQREILTLKLELQQIMKGNYDYFMQKEIFEQPESIVNTMRGRLNFANGTVTLGGIKDYIPEIKRCRRLMLIACGTSYHSAVATRQLLEELTELPVMVELASDFLDRNTPVFRDDVCFFISQSGETADTLMALRYCKRHGALIVGITNTVGSSICRESHCGVHVNAGPEIGVASTKAYTSQFISLVMFALVISEDRISLQKRRADIIAGLHELDSKIRQVLALDSEVKALAEDLYRQRSLLIMGRGYNFATCLEGALKVKELTYMHSEGIMAGELKHGPLALIDDSMPVVMIVMRDPVHTKCMNALQQVTARQGRPIVVCEEGDEETMALASRCLQVPKTVDCLQGILTVIPMQLLAYHIAVLRNCNVDCPRNLAKSVTVE, translated from the coding sequence ATGTGCGGAATATTTGCATACATTAATCACTTGACTCCGAAGACCAAACGGGAAATATTAGAACTGCTGGTTACTGGTTTAAAACGCTTAGAATATCGTGGCTATGACAGTGCGGGTGTTGCGATCGATGCCGCAGACCATAAAGATATAGCCGTGATTAAAAACAGCGGGAAGGTAGCGGCTTTAGAAGAAGTATTGCAAGAGCGCAGCTTGGACCTGTGCGTAGAAGACAGTGTGGAGTCGCACTGCGGCATCGCACACACCCGCTGGGCCACCCACGGCGAACCCAGCTCCATCAACTCGCATCCGCAACGCTCAGGTGATGATAACGCTTTCGTCGTCATCCACAATGGCATCATCACCAACTACAAGGCGGTCAAGACTTTCCTTGAGAACAAGGGGTATGTCTTTGAATCACAAACTGACACAGAAGCCATTGCCAAGTTGATTCATCATCTTTACAACCAGCATAAGGACTACAACTTCCAGGAACTGGTTGAGCAGGTAATTCAGCAGTTAGAGGGGGCATTCGCTTTATGCTTTAAATCACGTTATTTTCCAAATGAGTGTGTCGCAACCCGGAGGGGAAGCCCTCTACTTGTGGGCCTTAAAATGCACCATCACAACACCAGTGATCATGTCCCTATTATGTACACCAATAATAAAGCAACCCGTGGTGTTGTTCCCACAGTTCCACGAGTTGACAGTCATGCCCAATTTCAACCAGAAGAAGAGCGTACTGTTGAATATTTCTTTGCATCAGATGCATCTGCAGTAATTGAACATACAAACCGTGTCCTATACTTTGAAGATGATGATGTTGCTCATATCAAAGACGGGGTCCTCAGCATTCACCGGTTGTCGGGCAGCAGCAATGATCCACATCAAAGAGAAATTTTGACTTTGAAATTGGAATTACAGCAAATAATGAAAGGAAACTAtgattatttcatgcaaaaagagATTTTTGAGCAACCGGAATCCATTGTAAATACTATGAGGGGCAGACTTAACTTTGCTAATGGTACTGTCACTCTAGGAGGCATTAAGGATTATATTCCAGAGATTAAACGGTGCCGCAGATTAATGTTGATTGCTTGCGGAACCAGTTATCATAGTGCTGTGGCAACTCGTCAGCTGTTGGAGGAGTTAACAGAGCTTCCAGTTATGGTTGAACTAGCCTCTGATTTCTTGGACAGAAACACTCCAGTATTTCGTGATGATGTTTGTTTCTTCATTTCACAATCTGGAGAGACAGCTGATACTCTGATGGCCCTGCGCTACTGCAAACGTCATGGTGCTTTAATTGTTGGAATTACTAACACAGTGGGCAGCTCCATCTGCCGTGAGTCCCACTGCGGTGTGCATGTCAATGCTGGTCCTGAGATTGGTGTAGCCTCAACAAAAGCGTACACTTCACAGTTTATCTCTCTTGTTATGTTTGCCTTGGTTATTAGTGAGGATCGTATTTCCCTACAAAAACGCCGTGCTGATATTATAGCGGGGCTTCATGAATTGGACAGCAAAATTAGGCAAGTCCTAGCCTTGGATTCTGAAGTGAAAGCTCTTGCAGAAGACCTCTACCGCCAACGTTCGTTGTTGATAATGGGCCGCGGCTACAATTTTGCTACATGCCTGGAAGGCGCTCTCAAGGTAAAGGAGTTAACATACATGCATAGCGAAGGCATAATGGCTGGGGAATTAAAACATGGGCCTCTAGCATTAATAGATGATTCTATGCCTGTCGTGATGATCGTCATGCGGGATCCCGTGCACACCAAGTGCATGAACGCGCTGCAGCAGGTGACGGCGCGGCAGGGGCGGCCCATCGTGGTGTGCGAGGAGGGCGACGAGGAGACCATGGCCCTAGCGTCCCGATGCCTGCAGGTGCCAAAAACTGTAGACTGCCTGCAAGGGATCCTCACTGTCATTCCCATGCAGCTGCTAGCCTATCATATTGCTGTATTACGTAACTGCAATGTTGATTGCCCGCGAAATCTCGCAAAATCTGTAACAGTCGAGTAA